One segment of Triticum aestivum cultivar Chinese Spring chromosome 2A, IWGSC CS RefSeq v2.1, whole genome shotgun sequence DNA contains the following:
- the LOC123188858 gene encoding probable WRKY transcription factor 57: protein MAGVECGGGDWPFSAEEAYADSSALLAEIGWAAGFVDDACAGELLPPLDPPPATPTGSMEGAGASSSSTDDGATREAADADGRPAAATEAASKPAPAPAPGKTMKKQKRARHPRFAFMTKTEIDHLEDGYRWRKYGQKAVKNSPFPRSYYRCTNNKCTVKKRVERSSDDPSVVITTYEGQHCHHTVTFPRGAGAATLASQMAFSAHHHHHLMYNDLPALHSPTTQNPLFSVPAMSSSLLQPLHCNRQELQVASYTTQASSISSPGSVPAVDKGLLDDMVPPAMRHG, encoded by the exons ATGGCCGGCGTCGAGTGCGGCGGTGGGGACTGGCCCTTCTCCGCCGAGGAAGCGTACGCCGATTCCTCTGCGCTGTTGGCGGAGATCGGCTGGGCGGCCGGTTTtgtcgacgacgcctgcgccgGGGAGCTGCTTCCGCCGCTGGATCCGCCTCCGGCCACACCAACGGGGTCCATGGAAGGGGCCGGCGCCTCGTCGAGCTCCACCGATGACGGTGCCACGCGGGAGGCTGCGGACGCCGACGGCAGGCCGGCCGCCGCGACAGAGGCAGC GAGCAAGCCGGCGCCGGCGCCAGCCCCGGGGAAGACGATGAAAAAGCAGAAGCGGGCGCGGCACCCACGGTTCGCGTTCATGACCAAGACGGAGATAGACCACCTCGAGGACGGATACCGCTGGAGGAAGTACGGACAGAAGGCCGTCAAGAACAGTCCTTTCCCAAG GAGCTACTACCGGTGCACCAACAACAAGTGCACAGTGAAGAAGCGCGTGGAGCGCTCCTCTGACGACCCCTCCGTCGTCATCACCACCTACGAGGGCCAGCACTGCCACCACACCGTCACCTTCCCACgcggcgccggcgccgccacccTCGCCAGCCAGATGGCCTTCTcggcacaccaccaccaccacctcatgTACAACGACTTGCCGGCGCTGCACTCGCCGACCACTCAAAACCCACTCTTCAGCGTGCCGGCGATGTCGTCGTCGCTGCTCCAGCCGCTACACTGCAACCGACAGGAGCTACAAGTTGCGAGCTACACAACCCAGGCATCGTCCATCTCGTCGCCGGGGAGTGTTCCCGCCGTCGACAAGGGGCTTCTGGATGACATGGTGCCTCCAGCGATGAGGCACGGATAG